A genome region from Leptodactylus fuscus isolate aLepFus1 chromosome 6, aLepFus1.hap2, whole genome shotgun sequence includes the following:
- the SLC2A10 gene encoding solute carrier family 2, facilitated glucose transporter member 10 has product MGVPAVTLLLSALVSLLGGLIFGYELGIISGALLWLKNDFLLTCFQQEILVSAVLVGALAASLVGGFLIDHFGRRTSILASNVVVLSGSIILIFSGSFSRLVIGRITIGFAISISSMACCIYVSEIVQPHQRGRLVSLYEMGITIGILLSYGMNYFLSSWKYMFGLAISPALLQFTSILFLPSKPSMVNQSDQESRNGLIQLHDFKEAEGMKMSSSKKAYSFLDLFGTKDNMRTRTLIGLGLVLFQQLTGQPNVLYYASTIFRSVGFQSNSSAMLASVGLGIVKVLSTLVAMSCADKVGRRVLLLTGCIMLTVSISGMGCASFMIQLDPHESCKSPAQDNTSSYVSNSTKRLESIDDVTMSLHTQLSDPMKTAQVFNTGIMNSYTTGLTMPSTGSEKHMNSFIRAGTLHNNTVLNWITLFSLMTFVSAFSIGFGPMTWLILSEIYPSEIRGRAFAFCNSLNWATNLLITLSFLDVIKSIGLSWTFLLYGLIGVTAIIFIYIFIPETKGRSLQEINELFSEKRFLSRRQKWEKMGIIHSSSHRYQKMEQFSSSDYSTTSGFQ; this is encoded by the exons GTGTTCCTGCCGTTACTCTCCTCTTATCAGCTTTGGTGTCATTGCTTGGTGGTCTCATATTTGGATATGAGCTTGGTATTATCTCTGGGGCTTTACTTTGGTTGAAGAATGATTTCCTCCTTACCTGTTTCCAGCAGGAGATCTTGGTTAGTGCGGTACTGGTGGGGGCTCTGGCTGCTTCCCTGGTGGGAGGCTTCCTGATTGATCACTTTGGCCGCCGGACTTCTATACTGGCCAGCAATGTGGTGGTGTTGAGTGGCAGCATTATTCTGATATTTTCTGGATCTTTCTCGAGGTTGGTGATTGGCCGCATTACAATTGGCTTTGCCATCTCTATTTCTTCTATGGCTTGCTGCATCTATGTCTCTGAGATTGTCCAGCCTCATCAGCGTGGCAGGCTGGTGTCACTGTATGAAATGGGCATTACCATAGGCATTCTCCTCTCCTATGGGATGAACTACTTTTTGTCCAGCTGGAAATACATGTTCGGTTTGGCAATATCTCCGGCTTTATTACAGTTCACCAGTATATTGTTTCTTCCTTCCAAACCTTCTATGGTGAATCAATCAGACCAAGAATCCCGCAATGGACTGATTCAGCTGCATGATTTTAAAGAAGCGGAAGGTATGAAGATGTCTTCATCCAAGAAAGCCTACTCCTTTCTTGACCTCTTTGGCACTAAGGACAATATGAGAACCAGGACTCTGATAGGGTTAGGGCTAGTGCTCTTCCAGCAACTGACAGGTCAGCCTAATGTCTTGTATTACGCATCTACCATATTTCGCTCAGTTGGGTTCCAGAGCAATTCCTCAGCCATGCTGGCCTCTGTGGGCCTTGGCATAGTCAAGGTTCTCTCCACACTGGTAGCCATGAGCTGCGCAGACAAGGTAGGAAGGAGAGTTTTACTTCTCACTGGCTGCATTATGTTGACAGTCTCCATAAGCGGAATGGGATGTGCAAGTTTTATGATCCAGTTGGATCCCCACGAGAGCTGCAAGTCCCCAGCACAAGATAATACATCATCTTATGTATCAAATTCGACCAAAAGGCTAGAATCCATTGATGACGTCACTATGTCCCTTCATACTCAGCTGAGTGACCCCATGAAGACAGCCCAAGTTTTTAACACAGGAATAATGAACAGTTACACAACTGGATTGACCATGCCCAGCACAGGGTCAGAGAAGCACATGAATTCCTTTATCAGGGCTGGGACACTGCACAATAACACTGTTTTGAACTGGATTACTCTCTTTAGTTTGATGACGTTTGTAAGTGCTTTTTCAATTGGATTTGGACCAA TGACTTGGCTAATCCTCAGTGAGATCTACCCTTCTGAAATCCGAGGTCGGGCCTTTGCCTTTTGTAACAGCTTAAACTGGGCCACCAACCTGCTGATCACACTGTCCTTCCTGGATGTCATCA AGTCCATTGGTCTATCCTGGACCTTTCTGCTATACGGTTTAATTGGAGTAACTGCCATaatatttatttacatatttataccGGAAACCAAAGGGCGGTCACTGCAGGAGATCAATGAACTGTTCTCAGAAAAAAG ATTTCTTTCCAGAAGACAAAAGTGGGAGAAAATGGGGATTATTCATTCATCTAGCCACCGCTaccaaaaaatggaacaattctCCTCTTCCGACTACAGTACTACAAGTGGCTTCCAATAA